One window from the genome of Calditrichota bacterium encodes:
- a CDS encoding DUF58 domain-containing protein — MVPKEILKKVRRIEITTRSVVNDVFAGEYHSVFKGRGMDFSEVREYSIGDDVRTIDWNVTARMNHPYVKVFEEERELTVMLMVDASSSG, encoded by the coding sequence ATGGTTCCAAAGGAAATTCTGAAAAAAGTCCGGCGTATTGAAATTACGACCCGAAGCGTGGTAAACGACGTTTTCGCCGGAGAATACCATTCCGTTTTCAAGGGGCGGGGAATGGATTTTTCGGAGGTGCGCGAGTATTCCATCGGTGACGATGTGCGAACGATCGATTGGAATGTAACGGCCCGGATGAATCACCCGTACGTGAAGGTGTTTGAAGAGGAACGGGAGCTCACCGTTATGCTCATGGTGGATGCCAGCTCTTCGGG